A segment of the Polyodon spathula isolate WHYD16114869_AA chromosome 1, ASM1765450v1, whole genome shotgun sequence genome:
aGGTCCACCTAGATAATTCTAAGCACTAATAAAAACTTTGGTTTTATGATAGTTAACCTTCAGCAGAACACAGACCCCAACAGGAtacaatggttttgttttgtttttttagcaagtTTGTTATATTTGTGTACTTGTGAAATACAATTCTGATACAAAACTGTAAGTCCGTTTCAAACAATAATGTCGCCTTGGGGTGTGAATGCAACCCATATTGATAGACgaagtacagtattgaaaacactgtcaacatttgtagttttatttaaatacacacaagattgatgcaaattaaaaagagattggattgcttttaatatatatatatatatctatatatatatatatatatatatatatatatatatatataaagatgcaTATTTGTGTTATCAGTACGTCGTCTACAATGTATGGATAGGTCACAATAGTCAAGACAGCAGATCTAACAAAGATAGTTAGTGGGTGCTCCAGTGGCAAATCTACCACTTATCCCTCCAGAACATCTCAGTCACCTTTCAGACTCGCCCTGGCTGCCCATAGGCCCCATACCTTACTGACAGAacagtatttaagttatttaatttCCAGGTGTTCTGTTGAGGGTTGAAAAGACAGGCAAGAACATAAGTACAGTCTTTATCTCTCCATtttcaaagagttttttttttttcttaaaaagcaGAACTGAACCTCACACTGGGTTTATCCAGTAACTtctccaccaaaaaaaaaaaagtatccttcATTTGGTCATTTTTTCAGGATTTGAGAATGTCACCTTCCACAGTATATGGACgggcacagtttttttttatgtttttttttttgtttgtttgttttcaggtgtGTTCCTTTTGCAAACATTAGATCAGggttaaaagtttaaaaactaaggtgcaaatacatttgtatataaatattttctcaatacgttttaatgtatttagtatttcattgcacatttttacaaaacaaatgtacatatTATAAAAGTGCACAGAATAACTCATATAGCACAACACTTCTTTAACTCAGATTAATCTGGTAATTAAGATGGAAAAGAATTGTCTTCAATAGTGTAGGGCAGGCTATAGTTTCAATACCTTCAAAGGACATACTGAATTGTATTAAATTCAGTACTACTGCATCAGTATTGGATCTAAATCAACAGGGTTCTGAGGACCTTAATTAGTTAGAATTAAAATGTATAAGATTCAAGGACTTTTTGTTAGTCtattatgctaaaaaaaaaatttgcaatcaaatacaacatttttgagaaatgttgtattaaaccaaatatttaaaaaatgactgtaatagaaagtctataccgttttgataaacaattaaattataataagCAATACATAATTGTCAAATATTGAAAAATTGGTGATTCAGATTTTTGCAGACATTTTGTGTAATATTTCCAGGTAAATAATTATAAATGAGAAAAAGTAATTTGTAAAATAAGTTAGTATTCCTTCCCAATACACTTTGTGCTTCTTGATTTTCAAGTTAGTACTTTAAAACCATACATTTTATCTGTTCTATAGGGCTACCTTGCCAAAATTTCAAGTGAgaataaacagcatttttttgtacagtaaccATCACTTCAAAAGGTTAGACATTTTATGAATCTCTATAATCTACATAAACAAATTGTCCAGGGATATTTAGAATTAAAGTATGAATAAAGAGAGTAGACCCATACTTGATATGTCCCATTTGCAGTAAGTAAATATGCTGTGCagttcaaataaattatatttacttCTAAAGTATTTCTTACTGCTGTAGATGAAATTGTCTTTTTTCTATGTATTTGGTATACCCACAATTTGCTCCAAAATACAACATTCAACAGTCATATACATGTTTACCATTCAGTCTACCTAGCCGATCAACTGCAGCATTTTAAGTTGAGAGAAAAATAACATGACTTAAGCAAATTGTGTGAACATTACCACTTCTAGAGGCAAGAGGTCCAAATCTCTTGGAGAGCTACTGATTGTCACTGCAGATTAGACTCAATTTTCAATTCTTCTTTTGCTATTTGTTGCTAGTTTCCTTCGAAATAAATCTCTTGGTATGCGGGGGGCAGCTCGTTTGGAAGTGGGTAAGAAAAGGGGTATGAACGGTTTAGCTCTGGATCTGATGGCGAATAGCCGGGTAACTCAATAGAGGGGTGGCCTCTACATTGTACCTCTACCCCTGTTTCGTCAAAAACTTGAAAAACTCCCAAATTTATATAAGAAACAGGTTGGaatggaaactcccccattgaAAAGTCCTGCTCTTCATTGAAAAGTATAGCCCCGACGCTTTGTCTCTGAGACGAGTGTCTCCCTCTGTAGAACTCAGCTGATTTGTACCTCTTCATGATTATCAAGTTTATAAGCCCAAGTAGGCACTCTAAGGTGTTAAGGATAGCAGATATAACCAGGCTCCTTTGGTAATCCTTTAGTTTGTCACAGATTGGGTTTGGCGAGTTCAAACAGTAATGGGAATGCTTCCCATCCACCAGGGACACTGTATCTCCATCTATAACTGCTCCCGAGAAGGCAGTAAGGACTCCCAGCATAAACACCAAGACACCCAGCAGGAAGAAATTCTGACTCCTCGGTTTTCCTTTGCAGCAAACCAAGGCAGTTCCGAGCAGCACCTGCCCAAGGCAGATAAGCAGTCCCGAATAAAAAGCCCCGGCCGCGGCGCCCAGGTGAAAATCCCCTTTCACTTCTGTTCCCAGCAAGAAGCATTTGATTCCGACTGCAACAGTACTCACGGCACAGGCGAAGAGGAGACAGCTGGATACGATGGCAAACAGTCCTTTCCCATTCAACTTCATTATATTCCTCCTCTACCTCTCCCGTTTCCCTTCCCTGCTTCATCCTCTTTTGTCCTCATCAGCTTTACTTTGAGATCTGTCAGATTGTGACATGATTCGCAGATGATTACTCTTCAAAAAGAGGATCTCTgtagctgctctctctctcccttcccgCTACTTTACAAATTGATTAATTATTGATGGGAATAACCGGCTGTGTCTGCAGAAAGAGCTCCATAAATCAAGCCTAATGTTCATGGTTAATCCCATGATATCCACCCCCCATTCAAACATTTATGAAAGCAACTACATcgtgaaaattaatttaaaagtggGATTGTACAAGCCCCTCCAATTGTTCCATTCTTTCTAATGTAGGATAATGTTCTAGATCGATTGTTTTCTGCTGTATAAAATACTGCAGGAGAGCATTAATCTGCTCTGGGAGTAACATAAAAGGTTTATATTGCACAGACTGAATTTGGGTGAAATTCTCTACTAAAATGAATCAATACCGGTACGCAGGGTCTTTGTAAATTGCTTTCGTATTTTCTTATGTCGTAGCACTTGTGCGCCGTCAATGATAAGAGCCCACATTATCAATATTCCAGTTTGAAAAGTTGAAACCTTCAACGCTCTCCTTGCCTCTCTAGAGCTAACGTTTATTGCATATCATCAGCTATATATGCAAATATAACAGCCGTTTAAAGGCATggtgcatgtatttaaaaaacattttaaaacaatccaaAGGCCGTTTTTGTTCTTTGCGATGTTTACAATATGttcttatttgtttgtaaatcaGCCAAgtttataatacattaataaattcgCCTTTTTGAGACCATGCTATAGAGATTTAATTATAATACTGAAGTAAGCATGAATAGCCTTTTTttaaccaaatacattttaaacagatctTGTACTGTATAAGGTATATATTAGAATCCTTACCTTTGAGTAGCCAGTACTGTAGTAGAAAAGGATACCATAATCACAGTTTATATGGTTGTTTCTCTATCACTGTCCTTTAGCACCTGAAGACCCATGGTATCAAATCAGGGCCAGATTTGACAAGAGATCCATGCAAACACCATTTATTTCCTACATATTGCTAATTGTGGTCTCCTGCAATATTGTTCCAGTCATATTGCAGCCTTGAGAAAACATAAATAATCTGTACAGTCTTGGATACTGAAGCACCTGCCAATCGAGCATGTGCTAACTCTGTATGGACCCTTACACATCAAATGTCTTGAAAtttcttatacattttttatggACCCATTGTCCTCCATTACTATATAATCAAATGCATACTTCATTTCAGATTGTATCTTTAACTCTGGTTGCTCAGaataactttttaaatactgtacaataatgtTAACAATTTAGTTGAGTAATATTCCAGGAGACCTGTCTTGCATTTATAAGAAACATTGCCTTTGATTTCCAATGCACAGCAGAAATTAATTGATACAAATCTCAGAAATTAATTGATACAAATCCTTGGCAATGCAGGGCTATTTACAGTGATGTTTCATGTGCATAGTGATATGTACAGGACACAGTCTATACTGTTTGCAAACACAAAAATGCACCACCATGAATTTAGCAAATTCACAAAGTAAGGAAAGACAAAGCAAAGCAATTAGCATAGTCCCAATAATAACTTGAATATGCCTGTGGAGGGCAACGCCTGTACATGTACACCCAGAAATGGTTAATTCTATACAAATCTCATCTCTATTGTAAAAACCACAATTAGTCTCGCCTGTTCTGTTCTGGGAAAGAGGCATTGTTCTGCCAACTCTCTAATTCTGGTTGCTCAGAATACGTCTGCCTGCCTGATGTTTCGGCTTCAAAAAGTTGGCAAGTTGTCCTACTCTGAGCTATGCTTACACTGTGTTAGTTCCACCTCATGTTGACAGTCTTGCATCCACCCATACTGTATAGtatcttaattatttaaattaagtctctcactttttttttaatttaattttttttttttttttttttttttttttttaatatgggccAAAAATAATTCATGCTGTAAATGATTCAAttaattttttctttgctttgtctTTTGCAGCCAGAGCCACCTAGAGGCCTGTAGAACTTTCTGTGGTTCCAAAACGGGAAGTCCATTAATTATGAAAATATCATTTATACCCAATATCTGCTGCAAGCAAACAGTAGCAGTAGTCTGGGTATTTGAATCAAAGTGCAACACACAGTAAGGACAAGCAAGTTTCGAGGAAGAGGATGCTTCAGACTGTGCAGCTAAAACAACccttggggaatgtaaacaaacacctCTATTATGTttagaatagaatagaatgcACGGAAGGCTAACATATGGAACAATGTATTGAACTGacacaaagaaaatatatttcaggTAAAGTTGAAcatgaatgataaaaaaaaaaaatgacttcctCTGGAAATGTTGTATTCAGTCTTTTGTGCATATTTGTTACTTGTGCAGACAGATACACAGCCTGAACTCCTTGAGGTGTCTCTGTGCTTAGATGGTTTCTGAATTACAGAAACACTGCCAGGAAACCCTATTGAACTTTAAAGATTACATGATTACATGTAGAGGTGATTTGACCTAGAGGAGCGTGAACCACCATGGAGCATGTCTTACCAATGACATGTAGATGTGTAGTTTAGCTACCAGCAAACCATAACTGGGAAAGAGAATTAGCACTTTTGACAGGATTTCCACTATAAATCTTATAGCTTAGCAGTAAGATGAGCTGAAATCTAAATTGTATTTGATTAGTAATTGTCTGAAAAAAGGTCAAAAATCAGGTGAGAATACATTGCATGCTTATGGAAAGCATAATGCTTGATGGGTTCCCATTCATCTGCCTGTACAAtagacatttcttttttacattgaTTTGGTATATTGTCTGCAATACTGCAGGCTGATGCTGACCTTTCAAATAGCAATATTGAAATGTAATGCTAGGCACAATACTTTTATAACTGATCAAATTAAAAAGGTCTCATACATATGATTGTTTGTAATTGTATATGTTGGCAGTTGTTGTATCCTCGTCTGGTTCTACAAGTACCAAAACAGTTCACAAATATTTTGCAAtacaaaaattacaataaaaaaaaaacaaacaaacaggtagaAGAGAAAATAAACTTGCGTGCAGTAGCCATTTCTTTCTGAGAGTCAAGACTCATCTAGTGAACATGGAAGGGTGTCCGTTCTTTTATGATTCTTGTGAATTCCAATGAAATCCTTATGAGTCCCATTCAATTTGAAATGTGCATTACTAGCTGAGGGACAATCTAAATTACAGttacttacattttattatttattgctttttgtttttattttgccacaTGGGCAACCTATATACTGTAAGCTGTTGCACCGATCTGCAAGGTACCGCATACCACTCAAATGCATAGGTAAATATAGGTATGTAGCATGTTTAATAATTGTATacttttatagaaaaataaatgcaaccaTTAAATTGTTGCTGAGACTAAAATGCCTATAGACCAACTTTATGAATAAGAAAAAAGCTCAAAGTAACAACAACCCCAGCCACCAGATAGTATGTTTTATGCATAACTTTCACTGTCCTGGGTGTCTAATATCCTTTTACAGGAAGTATCTCGAGCTGCTTCTTTCAACAGGGCTTTACAACGCTACAAACTATTATTATGTGAATTATATTTATTGAATGGAGCGCTGCTTTAATTGTATGACAAAGGAAGGTTACACTTTTCCTTACGTTATTAATTAATACAGTATACAACTGGTCCTTGATATGTTATACATTCCTGTAACTGATCTCTGTTCTCATACACTATACCATTTTCTAAACTTTAAATAGTGTACATGTTGGGTTCTGACTTGCGTCATGTTCATAGTGGTTTTGTGATTAACTTAAAagcattaaaagcatttttttaaagcttagtTCTGTAACTTCTGTCTATTCAACACATGAATGAATGAGCCACTTTGCTGTTGGAAGTGGGATTATGTTTGGTATGGCTCTGGGTGCTTTTTTGCCATGCTAGATTTCATCATGTTTAGAtacatattgtggcaaagtgcccacccctgtgtgtattttgtgttctatgttgtgtgttaatgttggtgtatgtcattggtacacgggatataaacggctctgtgtaacacaagtgtttaaaatgtatacttgtatttaggcacaaggattgcacagcacttcacgtgcaagtaaaaagtaataatatgtgagcacggggaattgcactttattaatttacgtgcagttgtaccgtgactccaattgaatgattgattagcaatcgagtctcggtacagctgcataaaagcagcatgttttcac
Coding sequences within it:
- the LOC121325551 gene encoding transmembrane protein 271-like — its product is MKLNGKGLFAIVSSCLLFACAVSTVAVGIKCFLLGTEVKGDFHLGAAAGAFYSGLLICLGQVLLGTALVCCKGKPRSQNFFLLGVLVFMLGVLTAFSGAVIDGDTVSLVDGKHSHYCLNSPNPICDKLKDYQRSLVISAILNTLECLLGLINLIIMKRYKSAEFYRGRHSSQRQSVGAILFNEEQDFSMGEFPFQPVSYINLGVFQVFDETGVEVQCRGHPSIELPGYSPSDPELNRSYPFSYPLPNELPPAYQEIYFEGN